A single genomic interval of Chitinophaga sp. 180180018-3 harbors:
- a CDS encoding MG2 domain-containing protein translates to MKKMISFVSLFLLFIATSFAQQPDYGKYKEKIYIQTSHVFFQPGDEVFFKLYLVNARSQRPSTVSKSVNVEIVDPAGKVFKRQFYKVEDGYTEGSFSFNDDAAGGIYKISAYTTWMRNETDSTFFTKELTLQKVVTPRVLMKLDFPKKGYGPGDEVLADYSARSLSDQPIRNQPVSFKVSIGGKLVNTSSTTTDNEGKAKLTFRLPADLNTNDGLLNVTIDYNAYRESVSRSIPIALNKIDLQLLPEGGTLVAGINANIAFRAVNENGKPADIKGAVLDDAGRTVQEFESYYGGMGAFHFTPEAGKKYHVKIISPLNIRQTYPFPAFTTDGVTMNILKRDGKLLLELAASANQELLLTGETRGMSVYSKHIVLKKNERQILEIDTTPFPAGIARFTLSNRNQVPLAERLVFLNAAKTLHVSISATKQQYLPREKVELMVRTTDESGHPLPANLSLAVMDDKLWTMADDKQDHMLSWLLMSSELKGKIDEPGFYFKKEEPKSAAALDLVMLTHGYRYFDYIPEVRTTNTLKYLPDAGYVVSGVVVNKNNVPVKAAVFLVNTADKGKALKLITDADGVFYFPGLSAGNTYYVLARSLLGSQTVSIRMDESGIGYNKLRNIKLLEQGFGLLPKPGIPELKADAAAINNIVAIDEKAVPVGDDKKLEEVVVIGYGVAKKQMLTGSVAAVTANELLAPAGVQGLLQGRVAGVEVAANANPGAAKDIRLRGTTSLTGNNTPLFVVDGIVFNGLVGDLNPNDITEVTVMKGTDATAIYGSRAVNGVIIISTTRKAKERIRLNVGQKNYYATSIVNSPANAYTVARRFYAPRYASTETTERTDFRETIYWNPVVQTDETGTATITCYNSDATTTFRAIAEGISWDGRAGREEATWSARSALETDAKIPPYLTAGDKVLVPLVLRNNTSHHMKLGITLTTPENISIGKYENIVEVAANNSRQVLIPLEAIARTKGNIRFVVAGIDGHVALSLPIEAAEKGFPVNYTFSGDKSAQHRFVMSQPVKGSVTSRLQVFTSLEGQLLDGIESMLSEPHGCFEQTSSSTYPNILILKYLKESGKSNHQAESKAMDYIEEGYKRLVGFETTEGGFEWFGHTPPHEALTAYGLLEFTDMQSFINVDKNMLNRTKAFLLKRRNGKGGFQSASGGYDRFASVPATIADLYIVYALTQAGVKQEIQKEYESGVARALTSGDAYQQALIALAADNMANTADFDRLMSALKNSYRNGKLPAATTVVNSREVSLRVETMSLFVMALAREKTPEVATMAELVSKILSEKSYYGYGSTQGTVLALSAIVDYVKIKGRLESAGSVSFQLNGQAVHPNDALTGLIRNNENEFTAQYSNNNGIPYSMQVSYYTLQPQANPGAPLALSTTLGNTRTRVGETVRMNITVKNTRSELQPMSIARIGIPAGLSLQPWQLKEMVDTKQLAWYEIFDNYLVLYWMGFSPGETKTVKLDLKADIPGTYKAKAGNCYLYYTPELKDWQAGTAIEIAP, encoded by the coding sequence ATGAAAAAGATGATCAGTTTTGTGAGCCTCTTCCTGCTCTTCATTGCTACCAGCTTCGCACAGCAACCCGATTACGGGAAATATAAAGAGAAGATCTATATACAAACCAGTCATGTTTTTTTTCAGCCGGGCGATGAGGTGTTCTTTAAGTTATATCTCGTAAATGCGCGCAGCCAGCGGCCTTCCACGGTAAGCAAATCAGTAAATGTGGAAATAGTGGATCCTGCAGGTAAAGTGTTTAAAAGACAGTTTTACAAGGTGGAAGACGGATACACGGAAGGTTCTTTTTCCTTCAACGATGATGCTGCCGGTGGTATCTATAAGATCAGCGCCTACACCACCTGGATGCGCAATGAAACCGATAGTACCTTTTTTACAAAAGAACTGACACTGCAGAAAGTAGTGACGCCCAGAGTACTGATGAAACTGGATTTTCCAAAGAAGGGATATGGACCGGGAGACGAAGTACTGGCAGATTATTCGGCGCGTAGCCTGTCCGATCAGCCAATTCGTAATCAGCCGGTATCGTTTAAAGTATCGATCGGAGGCAAACTGGTAAATACTTCATCCACCACAACAGATAACGAAGGAAAAGCAAAACTGACATTCAGACTTCCTGCTGATCTCAATACCAATGATGGGTTATTGAATGTAACAATCGACTACAATGCTTATCGGGAGTCTGTTTCCAGGAGCATCCCCATTGCACTGAACAAAATAGACCTGCAGCTGCTTCCGGAAGGAGGCACACTGGTAGCCGGCATCAACGCTAACATTGCTTTCCGGGCTGTGAATGAAAACGGTAAACCTGCAGATATAAAAGGCGCCGTACTGGATGACGCCGGGCGTACCGTACAGGAATTCGAAAGCTATTATGGCGGCATGGGCGCCTTCCACTTCACTCCTGAAGCGGGGAAAAAATATCACGTAAAAATCATCTCTCCGTTAAACATCCGGCAAACATATCCCTTTCCTGCTTTTACTACCGATGGTGTGACGATGAATATACTAAAGCGAGACGGGAAACTGCTGTTGGAACTCGCGGCTTCAGCTAATCAGGAGCTGCTGCTGACGGGGGAAACACGGGGAATGTCTGTCTATTCAAAACACATCGTGCTGAAAAAGAATGAGCGGCAAATACTCGAAATCGATACCACTCCCTTTCCCGCTGGTATTGCCAGGTTCACGCTCTCTAACCGGAACCAGGTACCCCTGGCAGAACGGCTGGTGTTCCTGAATGCGGCTAAAACCCTCCACGTAAGCATCTCTGCAACGAAGCAGCAATACCTGCCCCGGGAAAAGGTGGAGCTGATGGTACGTACGACCGACGAATCCGGGCATCCGCTGCCGGCAAATCTTTCGCTGGCTGTCATGGACGATAAACTATGGACCATGGCCGATGATAAACAGGATCACATGCTTTCCTGGCTGCTGATGAGCAGTGAGCTGAAAGGTAAAATCGATGAACCGGGATTTTATTTCAAAAAAGAAGAGCCGAAATCAGCCGCTGCACTGGATCTGGTGATGCTCACCCACGGTTATCGCTACTTTGATTATATCCCCGAAGTGAGAACAACGAATACACTGAAATACCTGCCTGATGCAGGTTACGTAGTGAGTGGGGTAGTGGTAAATAAAAACAATGTTCCGGTGAAAGCTGCCGTATTCCTGGTGAATACAGCCGATAAAGGAAAAGCCCTGAAACTTATTACTGATGCAGACGGCGTATTCTATTTCCCTGGACTTAGCGCGGGCAATACCTACTATGTTTTAGCCAGGTCGTTGCTGGGCAGCCAGACTGTTAGCATCCGCATGGATGAGTCAGGAATAGGATATAATAAGCTTCGCAACATTAAGCTACTCGAACAGGGATTTGGCCTCCTGCCAAAACCTGGCATACCAGAACTGAAGGCGGATGCCGCTGCAATTAATAACATAGTGGCGATCGATGAAAAGGCGGTGCCGGTTGGCGACGACAAAAAACTGGAAGAAGTGGTGGTAATAGGATACGGAGTGGCGAAGAAACAAATGTTGACAGGCAGTGTAGCTGCTGTTACTGCAAACGAATTACTGGCGCCCGCAGGTGTACAGGGCTTGCTGCAGGGACGGGTAGCAGGAGTGGAGGTGGCCGCTAACGCCAATCCCGGTGCTGCAAAGGATATCAGACTTCGGGGAACTACATCACTTACCGGTAATAATACACCGCTGTTTGTAGTGGATGGCATCGTCTTTAATGGATTGGTGGGTGACCTCAACCCAAATGATATTACCGAAGTAACGGTGATGAAAGGTACAGATGCTACAGCTATATATGGAAGCAGGGCGGTAAACGGGGTTATCATTATTAGTACCACGCGGAAGGCAAAAGAACGGATACGGCTAAACGTAGGACAAAAAAACTACTATGCTACCAGTATTGTGAATAGTCCCGCTAACGCATATACGGTGGCCCGTCGTTTCTATGCGCCACGCTATGCTTCAACGGAAACAACCGAGCGTACCGACTTCCGCGAAACGATCTACTGGAACCCGGTCGTGCAAACCGATGAAACTGGTACGGCAACCATAACCTGCTATAACTCCGATGCTACGACTACTTTCAGGGCTATCGCGGAAGGTATTTCCTGGGATGGCCGGGCCGGAAGAGAAGAAGCTACCTGGTCGGCAAGAAGCGCATTGGAAACGGATGCAAAAATACCACCGTATCTGACCGCCGGCGATAAAGTACTCGTACCACTGGTACTGAGGAATAACACCAGTCATCATATGAAACTCGGCATCACCCTCACTACGCCGGAAAATATTAGCATAGGAAAATATGAAAACATTGTAGAGGTCGCAGCCAATAACTCCCGCCAGGTGCTTATACCGCTGGAAGCCATTGCCCGTACCAAAGGTAACATACGATTTGTAGTGGCAGGAATAGATGGGCATGTAGCACTTTCTCTCCCCATTGAAGCAGCCGAAAAAGGTTTCCCGGTGAATTATACTTTCTCAGGAGATAAATCAGCGCAACATCGTTTTGTAATGAGCCAGCCGGTGAAAGGAAGTGTCACTTCGCGTCTGCAGGTATTCACCAGCCTCGAAGGACAACTGCTCGACGGGATTGAATCCATGCTGAGTGAGCCCCATGGCTGTTTTGAACAAACCTCTTCTTCCACGTATCCGAATATCCTGATTCTGAAATACCTGAAAGAATCCGGCAAATCCAATCATCAGGCAGAAAGTAAAGCGATGGACTATATTGAGGAAGGCTATAAACGCCTGGTGGGATTCGAAACAACGGAAGGAGGCTTCGAATGGTTTGGCCATACGCCACCACATGAAGCATTGACGGCTTACGGCTTGCTGGAGTTCACAGATATGCAGTCGTTCATCAACGTCGATAAAAACATGCTGAACCGCACCAAAGCATTCCTTCTGAAACGGCGGAATGGGAAAGGTGGTTTCCAGTCTGCCTCAGGCGGATACGACAGGTTCGCATCTGTACCGGCAACTATTGCAGATCTGTACATCGTGTATGCCCTGACCCAGGCCGGTGTAAAACAGGAAATACAAAAGGAATACGAATCGGGCGTAGCGCGGGCGCTGACTTCCGGCGATGCTTACCAGCAGGCCCTGATAGCACTGGCGGCAGATAATATGGCGAATACAGCTGATTTCGACCGGCTGATGAGCGCGCTGAAAAACAGCTACCGTAACGGTAAACTTCCTGCTGCTACTACCGTAGTAAACTCCCGGGAAGTATCGCTAAGGGTGGAAACAATGTCGCTGTTTGTAATGGCCCTCGCCCGGGAGAAAACGCCGGAAGTGGCTACCATGGCGGAACTGGTTTCCAAAATCCTGTCGGAAAAGAGTTACTACGGCTACGGCTCTACGCAGGGAACCGTGCTGGCCCTGAGCGCCATCGTTGATTACGTGAAAATCAAAGGCCGCCTGGAAAGCGCAGGTAGTGTCAGCTTTCAGCTGAATGGACAGGCTGTGCATCCAAACGACGCGTTGACCGGATTAATCCGGAACAACGAGAATGAATTCACTGCTCAGTATTCCAATAATAACGGCATACCTTACAGCATGCAGGTATCTTATTATACCCTGCAGCCGCAAGCCAATCCCGGTGCGCCACTGGCTTTAAGTACCACGTTGGGCAACACCCGTACCAGGGTAGGGGAAACGGTGAGAATGAATATCACAGTGAAAAATACCCGCTCCGAACTACAGCCTATGTCTATCGCCAGGATAGGGATTCCCGCGGGTTTGTCGCTGCAACCCTGGCAACTCAAAGAGATGGTTGATACGAAGCAGCTGGCCTGGTACGAAATATTCGATAATTACCTCGTACTCTACTGGATGGGCTTCAGCCCGGGTGAAACCAAAACAGTGAAGCTGGATCTGAAAGCCGATATCCCCGGCACCTACAAGGCTAAAGCCGGAAACTGCTATCTGTATTATACGCCGGAACTTAAAGACTGGCAGGCAGGTACAGCAATCGAAATTGCACCCTGA
- a CDS encoding autorepressor SdpR family transcription factor, with the protein MNNVFKALNDKTRRDILELLKQDDMTAGQIADHFNFSKPTISHHLDLLKQAGLVTSVRKGQFIFYSLNTTVMDELLKWMLQFSVNAIPVKKKVSPGYEKH; encoded by the coding sequence ATGAACAATGTATTCAAAGCCCTGAACGACAAAACACGCAGAGACATCCTGGAGTTATTGAAGCAGGACGACATGACGGCGGGACAGATAGCAGACCATTTCAATTTTTCCAAACCAACGATCTCCCATCACCTGGACCTATTGAAGCAGGCCGGTCTGGTGACCAGCGTCAGGAAGGGGCAGTTCATTTTTTATTCCCTTAACACCACAGTAATGGATGAATTACTGAAATGGATGCTGCAATTTTCTGTTAATGCTATACCTGTCAAAAAGAAAGTAAGCCCCGGTTATGAAAAACATTAA
- a CDS encoding SdpI family protein — MKNIKWMKEIAIMLLLPIPFLVYLYLKPELPGMLPSHYTIGPDGKWVVDGHSSPLGLVGGMVVSSLLVYGAMSLPLFLPQWTRGRDQQVKYLLPIMFWCKAALMILFCCIPIYEMLSATGRIPAESAAMRGFVITVLVIVIINIFIYQLFSVVYRKMEPKPLPDSYARIIWIGTHLMISLIPLAMIVMPDGARMEKLVPRLIFAFLAVMGNLTYSIKPNGFIGIRTPWTLKNETVWRRTHRLGGVVFFIAGIVGLIASLMLNVLQTHILVTIIIFATVGMLTIYSFIIYKNLPHES; from the coding sequence ATGAAAAACATTAAATGGATGAAGGAAATAGCAATAATGCTGTTACTGCCAATACCTTTCCTTGTATACCTGTATCTGAAGCCTGAATTGCCAGGCATGCTGCCCTCTCATTACACCATTGGGCCAGATGGGAAGTGGGTCGTAGACGGCCATTCATCGCCCCTCGGACTCGTTGGTGGCATGGTGGTGAGCAGCCTGTTGGTTTACGGCGCTATGTCTCTTCCCTTGTTCCTGCCTCAATGGACCAGAGGCAGGGACCAGCAGGTGAAGTATCTGTTGCCAATTATGTTTTGGTGTAAAGCTGCACTGATGATATTATTCTGCTGTATACCCATCTATGAAATGTTGTCGGCAACCGGAAGAATACCTGCTGAAAGCGCTGCTATGAGAGGTTTCGTTATAACCGTGCTGGTGATAGTGATCATCAACATTTTCATATACCAGCTGTTCTCAGTCGTATATCGCAAGATGGAACCCAAACCCTTACCCGATAGCTACGCAAGGATCATCTGGATAGGCACGCATCTCATGATTTCACTGATACCGCTTGCAATGATAGTGATGCCAGATGGCGCCCGCATGGAGAAATTGGTACCTCGATTGATTTTTGCCTTCCTGGCAGTAATGGGCAATCTTACTTACAGTATTAAGCCCAATGGGTTCATTGGGATACGCACTCCCTGGACGCTGAAAAATGAAACGGTATGGCGCAGAACGCACCGCCTGGGCGGCGTAGTGTTTTTCATTGCAGGAATTGTTGGCCTGATAGCCTCGCTGATGCTGAATGTGCTGCAGACCCACATCCTGGTAACCATTATCATATTTGCGACAGTAGGTATGCTAACCATTTATTCCTTTATCATCTATAAAAATCTCCCTCATGAATCATAA
- a CDS encoding alpha/beta fold hydrolase, which translates to MNHKLLKSILLMIYCLLPLNMLAQEKDRVVSNFFEQMGKGNWNEATRDMDGNMKRQVTPDILQQLWAQMERTYGTWETFASQRIVMQRGYRLVFAENHFKQAVITFRVALDSLHHIAGFSIADTKGRAPALSRMESSDSVGTADGGTLYGTLLIPDNVKTCPVALIIAGSGPTDRNGNSILVGKADADGYRLLANALAAAGIASLRYDKRWVGQSSSGFKKEPGKVTIEDYMTDAVTWLEHLQHDQRFSGVVVIGHSEGALIGSMMAQQHTFKSLVSLAGPADPMDQILLAQLKPRLPDSLYRNAVSIFHTLRDQQDPVAVPEALHIFFNPGIYEYWKSAVRLLPCSLISQVKIPVLILNGTADVQIPPAQARQLKQCLPAARLELIGGMPHLLKDTQSSSNSASPLPLCPSLLTPLVNFIRE; encoded by the coding sequence ATGAATCATAAACTGTTGAAATCTATTTTACTGATGATTTATTGCCTGTTGCCGCTCAACATGTTGGCGCAGGAAAAAGACCGGGTGGTGAGCAACTTCTTTGAACAAATGGGGAAAGGCAATTGGAATGAGGCCACCCGGGATATGGATGGCAACATGAAAAGACAGGTAACGCCGGATATACTTCAACAGCTATGGGCGCAGATGGAGCGTACCTATGGTACCTGGGAAACCTTTGCTTCGCAACGGATCGTCATGCAGCGTGGCTACCGCCTTGTATTTGCGGAGAATCATTTTAAACAGGCTGTTATCACTTTCAGAGTGGCACTCGACAGCCTGCATCATATTGCCGGTTTTTCAATAGCCGATACAAAGGGCAGAGCGCCGGCCCTGAGCAGAATGGAATCTTCCGACTCGGTAGGCACTGCCGATGGAGGTACTTTATACGGTACACTCCTGATCCCGGACAACGTAAAAACCTGCCCGGTGGCATTGATCATTGCAGGCTCCGGGCCAACGGACCGCAACGGCAATAGTATACTCGTTGGCAAGGCCGACGCCGACGGCTACCGCCTGCTCGCAAATGCACTGGCCGCTGCGGGAATTGCCTCGCTGCGGTACGATAAACGCTGGGTTGGACAAAGCAGCAGCGGGTTTAAAAAAGAACCCGGGAAAGTAACCATCGAAGATTATATGACTGATGCAGTAACCTGGCTGGAACATCTGCAGCACGATCAGCGCTTTTCCGGCGTAGTCGTGATCGGGCACAGCGAGGGCGCCCTCATCGGAAGTATGATGGCACAGCAGCATACATTCAAAAGCCTCGTATCGTTGGCTGGCCCCGCCGATCCGATGGACCAGATCCTGCTCGCACAACTGAAACCCAGGCTGCCCGATAGCCTGTACCGCAACGCGGTGAGCATCTTCCATACACTCCGCGACCAGCAGGACCCCGTGGCTGTACCGGAGGCACTCCACATTTTTTTCAACCCCGGAATATATGAATACTGGAAAAGCGCTGTCAGATTATTGCCCTGCAGCCTGATCAGTCAGGTGAAAATACCCGTACTGATACTGAATGGTACCGCGGATGTGCAGATACCACCTGCCCAGGCCCGGCAATTAAAGCAATGCCTGCCTGCCGCCCGCCTGGAGCTGATTGGCGGCATGCCCCATCTTCTGAAAGATACCCAGTCATCTTCGAATAGTGCTTCTCCCTTACCTTTGTGCCCGTCGTTACTGACCCCACTCGTCAACTTTATCAGGGAATAA
- a CDS encoding RNA polymerase sigma-70 factor, producing MDQQLERNKFQVEQYFHDNYEGLHRYAYTILKDNDAAKDAVQAVFLKLWEKRAFINGEQSVKSYLYTAVYNYCLNIKRHEKVKTRYAAENTHANQEGGNQLISKETRQRIMEHIDALAPQCRLIFTKSRFEDKKYAEIAEELGISVKTVEAQMGKALKILRAKLLDILISLIIFHLL from the coding sequence TTGGATCAGCAATTGGAGCGGAATAAATTTCAGGTAGAACAATACTTTCATGATAATTATGAAGGCCTGCACCGTTATGCCTATACTATCCTGAAAGATAACGATGCTGCCAAAGACGCTGTGCAGGCCGTATTTCTTAAACTATGGGAGAAAAGAGCATTCATTAACGGGGAGCAGTCGGTAAAATCGTACCTGTATACAGCTGTATATAACTATTGTCTTAATATAAAACGACACGAAAAAGTAAAAACAAGATATGCGGCTGAAAATACCCATGCAAACCAGGAGGGGGGCAATCAGCTGATCAGTAAGGAAACCCGTCAGCGGATTATGGAGCATATTGATGCACTGGCACCTCAGTGCAGACTTATTTTCACCAAAAGCAGGTTTGAAGATAAAAAGTACGCCGAAATCGCTGAAGAACTGGGCATTTCGGTGAAAACCGTGGAAGCACAGATGGGTAAGGCATTAAAGATACTAAGGGCAAAACTGTTGGATATTTTGATCAGCCTGATCATTTTCCATCTCCTGTAA
- a CDS encoding FecR domain-containing protein codes for MMNHPDHIQIDDEILAKYLSGEASPEEAMAVDQWAGASRENRAVLDQAMKVWNSTSNHPAWQLPGKPTLLSAIRMQQNKQRRPAVIMKWTAAAAMLLLAALATFYLIPRNNPVKQVADWVVRDAGNNVLRDTLPDQSVAVIGSHSSIRYAPGFSGKNRQVYLSGNASFDVTSASTKPFLVNTGEVVVKVLGTSFDVSQQDSAIAINVRTGAVQVSGPDSVITLRAGESTIYLQADRRFMNPRQPAQSTGQRSFNFNNATLREVASALEKAYQVKVVFENKKLETCTMSSAFENKPLTFILDVVSITLNVRYRIDKNIVYISGNGCN; via the coding sequence ATGATGAACCATCCTGATCACATACAGATAGATGACGAAATCCTGGCAAAGTACCTGTCGGGCGAAGCATCCCCGGAAGAAGCCATGGCGGTCGACCAATGGGCCGGCGCCAGCAGGGAAAACCGCGCTGTATTGGATCAGGCAATGAAAGTATGGAACAGCACCTCCAATCATCCTGCCTGGCAGTTACCCGGAAAGCCGACATTACTTTCCGCTATCCGCATGCAGCAAAATAAACAACGCAGGCCTGCTGTCATCATGAAGTGGACCGCCGCCGCAGCAATGTTGCTGCTGGCGGCACTGGCTACATTCTACCTCATTCCCCGCAACAATCCGGTGAAACAGGTGGCAGACTGGGTTGTTCGTGATGCCGGCAACAATGTGCTGCGGGATACCCTGCCGGATCAGTCGGTGGCGGTAATCGGCAGCCATTCCTCCATCCGTTATGCCCCCGGGTTTTCCGGAAAAAACCGGCAGGTATATCTTTCCGGAAATGCATCCTTTGATGTAACATCTGCTTCCACCAAACCGTTTCTGGTAAATACCGGGGAAGTGGTAGTGAAAGTACTGGGTACGTCGTTTGATGTAAGCCAACAGGATTCGGCTATAGCAATAAATGTCCGGACAGGCGCTGTGCAGGTATCAGGCCCGGATTCTGTCATCACACTCAGGGCGGGTGAAAGTACAATATACCTGCAGGCGGATCGCCGGTTTATGAACCCGAGGCAACCTGCTCAATCAACCGGGCAACGCTCCTTTAATTTCAATAACGCTACCCTCCGGGAAGTGGCGTCGGCATTGGAGAAAGCGTATCAGGTAAAAGTAGTTTTTGAAAATAAGAAACTGGAAACCTGCACCATGAGCAGCGCTTTCGAAAATAAACCGCTTACGTTCATCCTGGATGTAGTCTCAATTACATTGAATGTCCGGTACAGGATAGATAAAAATATAGTGTATATCAGTGGCAATGGATGCAATTAA
- a CDS encoding class I SAM-dependent methyltransferase, giving the protein MIALLKTAERTSHSSFINNYVFQRHVFAYKSVPEQYIRNKQVLELGCGDGYGMDMLAPYAGHYLSVDKKKPTRQLPPNAAFRQCQLPSLQGISDHSFDTVICFQVIEHIKNDNALLREIRRVLKPGGRLLLTTPNKFTSLSRNPFHVREYLPQEMLALIAANFPQARVEGIYGNQTVMTYYEENKRSVQRFTRYDIFNLQHHLPAFMLRIPYSLLNNINRLMLLRKMNDVTAGIQWDDFYLHSLRDHCLDYFVTATTSL; this is encoded by the coding sequence ATGATAGCATTATTGAAAACAGCAGAACGGACCAGTCATTCTTCTTTTATTAATAACTACGTTTTTCAACGGCATGTATTTGCCTACAAATCTGTACCTGAGCAATATATCCGCAATAAACAGGTACTGGAGCTGGGTTGCGGCGATGGATACGGCATGGATATGCTGGCGCCGTATGCCGGTCATTATCTGTCGGTCGACAAAAAGAAGCCCACCCGGCAGTTGCCGCCCAACGCTGCTTTCAGGCAATGTCAGCTGCCATCGCTTCAGGGTATCAGCGATCATTCGTTCGATACAGTGATCTGTTTTCAGGTGATTGAACACATCAAAAACGACAACGCCCTGCTACGCGAGATCAGACGTGTATTAAAGCCCGGCGGCCGGCTTTTGCTGACAACCCCTAACAAATTCACTTCGCTTAGCCGCAATCCCTTTCATGTCCGCGAATATCTGCCGCAGGAAATGTTGGCGCTGATAGCAGCAAACTTCCCGCAGGCCCGGGTGGAGGGCATTTACGGAAACCAGACTGTGATGACCTATTATGAAGAAAACAAACGCAGCGTGCAGCGTTTTACCCGGTATGATATTTTTAACCTGCAACACCACCTGCCGGCCTTCATGCTGCGCATACCCTACAGCCTGCTTAACAACATCAACAGGTTGATGCTGCTCAGGAAGATGAACGATGTAACTGCAGGCATCCAGTGGGATGATTTCTACCTGCATTCACTCCGGGATCATTGCCTGGACTACTTTGTAACAGCAACCACCAGCCTATAG
- a CDS encoding sterol desaturase family protein yields the protein MAFFQTLYQEIIGFLGISQLIAICKSGDYKSLLTLNGVFAAVSPLIPFLLLLEVIRAGFYKRFKIEDYKMPFFIFVANRFISRFLSIAAVAFCIGLLEKYALFHTTITWYWFIYGYIVWEFSHFIYHYLGHKVRLFWCLHSTHHAPQSMNLSVTYAHFFLEAPYADVIRTSICILMGVNPPMLFIIMFIDGTWGSFIHVGENLIKDGRLGFLNNIILTPSHHRVHHAKNPLYMDTNFCNLLNIWDKVFGTFQHERRGMDIEYGISREMNPNNFFDVYFGELYYLYKDMYHAPGLKNKLLYIVMPPGWSHTGEHKTARVVKRAFLQQEQQVGPGHLVEEVL from the coding sequence ATGGCTTTTTTTCAGACCTTATACCAGGAGATAATTGGGTTCCTGGGTATTTCTCAGTTGATCGCAATATGCAAAAGCGGAGACTATAAATCGCTGCTCACCCTGAACGGCGTGTTTGCCGCCGTTTCACCACTGATTCCTTTCCTGCTGCTGCTGGAGGTGATCAGGGCGGGATTCTACAAGCGTTTTAAGATTGAAGACTACAAAATGCCCTTCTTTATTTTTGTAGCCAATCGCTTCATATCCCGCTTCCTTTCCATCGCTGCCGTGGCTTTCTGTATCGGATTACTGGAAAAGTATGCACTGTTTCATACCACTATAACCTGGTACTGGTTCATCTATGGATACATTGTCTGGGAGTTTTCGCATTTTATTTATCACTACCTGGGGCATAAGGTGCGCCTGTTTTGGTGCCTGCATTCCACCCACCATGCGCCGCAATCCATGAACCTCTCTGTGACCTATGCGCACTTCTTCCTGGAGGCGCCCTATGCGGATGTGATCCGCACCAGCATCTGTATACTGATGGGCGTTAATCCGCCAATGCTGTTCATCATTATGTTCATCGATGGTACCTGGGGTTCATTCATACATGTGGGCGAAAACCTGATCAAAGACGGGCGGCTGGGATTCCTGAACAACATCATCCTGACACCTTCCCATCATCGGGTGCATCATGCCAAAAATCCACTGTATATGGATACCAATTTCTGCAACCTGCTTAATATCTGGGATAAGGTGTTCGGCACTTTTCAGCACGAAAGAAGGGGTATGGATATCGAGTATGGTATATCGAGAGAAATGAATCCCAATAACTTCTTTGATGTATACTTTGGAGAACTTTACTACCTGTACAAAGATATGTATCATGCACCGGGCCTGAAGAATAAACTGCTATACATAGTAATGCCGCCGGGATGGAGCCATACCGGAGAACATAAAACTGCCAGGGTAGTGAAACGGGCATTCCTGCAGCAGGAACAGCAGGTGGGGCCGGGGCATTTGGTCGAAGAGGTATTATAA
- a CDS encoding cold shock domain-containing protein gives MARIQDPGGNGGGGKRDKEIKKAKARQEKMERKEERKANSSKGKSLEDMMAYIDEDGNITSTPPDPNKKKEINVEDIQLGPARQVAEEPVGSPVRRGVVKFFNESKGFGFIIDQQTQNSIFVHIKQLLEPIKERDQVTFEIENGHKGPSAVNVKKVK, from the coding sequence ATGGCAAGAATACAAGACCCCGGTGGCAATGGGGGTGGCGGCAAGAGAGACAAAGAAATCAAAAAAGCAAAAGCGCGACAGGAAAAAATGGAGCGCAAGGAAGAGCGCAAGGCTAACAGCAGCAAAGGAAAAAGCCTTGAGGACATGATGGCTTATATCGATGAAGACGGGAACATCACGTCTACTCCTCCGGACCCGAACAAGAAAAAAGAAATCAATGTAGAAGACATTCAGCTGGGCCCGGCCAGACAAGTGGCAGAGGAGCCGGTTGGATCACCTGTTCGCAGAGGAGTCGTTAAATTCTTCAATGAGTCTAAAGGCTTCGGGTTTATCATTGATCAGCAAACGCAGAACAGTATATTCGTACATATCAAGCAATTGCTGGAACCGATAAAAGAGCGCGACCAGGTTACTTTTGAGATAGAAAATGGCCACAAAGGCCCCAGTGCAGTGAATGTAAAGAAGGTTAAATAA